Proteins encoded in a region of the Sphingomonas sp. OV641 genome:
- the hppD gene encoding 4-hydroxyphenylpyruvate dioxygenase has product MSTDNPLGLDGFEFVEFTSPDPDAMAKQFEQLGFVPTHRHPTKNITRYKQGRINLMLNRDEAGRVKQFRNEHGASASAMAFRVADPKKALEWAIAHGAELTEEDDTVIKGIGGSYLYFVPSDVDLYAGWAEFDGWREAEAKNNVGLDLLDHLTHNVRRGQMRVWSHFYRTLFNFEEQKYFDIKGKATGLFSQAMIAPDKAIRIPLNESQDDNSQIEEFIREYQGEGIQHLALTTDDIYDTVERLRARGVRLQDTIETYYELVDKRVPGHSEDLERLKKNRILIDGSVENDEGILLQIFTENMFGPIFFEIIQRKGNEGFGNGNFQALFESIELDQIRRGVIKVDA; this is encoded by the coding sequence ATGTCGACCGACAATCCCCTGGGCCTGGACGGTTTCGAGTTCGTCGAGTTCACCTCTCCCGATCCCGACGCGATGGCGAAGCAATTCGAGCAGCTTGGCTTCGTACCGACACACCGGCATCCGACGAAGAACATCACGCGGTACAAGCAGGGACGCATCAATCTGATGCTGAACCGGGATGAAGCCGGACGCGTAAAGCAGTTCCGGAACGAACACGGAGCATCTGCAAGTGCCATGGCCTTTCGCGTTGCAGACCCGAAGAAGGCGCTGGAATGGGCCATCGCGCATGGTGCCGAACTGACGGAAGAGGATGATACTGTCATCAAGGGGATTGGTGGATCGTATCTGTATTTCGTGCCGTCGGATGTTGATCTGTATGCCGGTTGGGCCGAGTTCGACGGCTGGCGAGAGGCTGAGGCAAAGAACAACGTCGGCCTGGATCTACTCGACCACCTGACCCATAACGTCCGCCGCGGCCAGATGCGGGTGTGGAGCCACTTCTACCGTACGCTCTTTAACTTCGAAGAACAGAAATACTTCGACATCAAGGGCAAGGCGACAGGCCTTTTCAGCCAAGCGATGATCGCACCTGATAAGGCGATCCGCATTCCGCTGAACGAAAGCCAGGACGATAATTCCCAGATCGAGGAATTCATCCGCGAATATCAGGGCGAAGGCATTCAGCACCTCGCGCTGACTACCGATGACATTTACGACACGGTGGAGCGGCTCCGAGCACGCGGCGTGCGCCTGCAGGACACGATCGAGACCTATTACGAGTTGGTCGACAAGCGCGTGCCTGGCCACAGCGAGGATCTGGAGCGACTGAAGAAGAACCGCATCCTCATCGACGGTTCGGTGGAGAATGACGAGGGCATTCTGCTCCAGATTTTCACCGAGAACATGTTTGGCCCGATCTTCTTCGAGATCATCCAGCGTAAGGGCAATGAGGGTTTCGGTAACGGAAATTTCCAGGCGCTGTTCGAGAGCATCGAGCTGGACCAGATCCGCCGCGGCGTCATCAAGGTCGACGCGTAA
- a CDS encoding glutathione S-transferase family protein has product MIQLYHCADARSFRALWALEELKLPYQLHLLPFPPRVREPSYLDANPLGTIPLLIDGDARLTESAAIVQYLAVKYGPTPLAVGPEEADYGAWLNWLHFGEATLTFPQTLVLRYRMLEPPERRLPQAADDYAQWFHSRLRHVERALGDRKWLVADRFTMADISVGYALLLAKSLKIDDGFPPQVAAYWQRLKGREGFGRAKDAQKSG; this is encoded by the coding sequence ATGATCCAGCTTTATCATTGTGCTGACGCGCGTTCCTTCCGTGCCCTCTGGGCGCTGGAGGAACTGAAGCTTCCCTACCAGCTGCACCTGCTGCCATTCCCGCCGCGCGTGCGCGAGCCGTCCTACCTGGACGCAAACCCGCTTGGTACGATCCCGTTGCTGATCGACGGCGATGCGCGGCTCACCGAGTCAGCGGCGATCGTGCAATATCTGGCGGTGAAATACGGGCCCACGCCGCTCGCGGTCGGCCCCGAAGAGGCAGACTATGGCGCATGGCTTAACTGGCTGCATTTCGGAGAGGCAACGCTGACCTTCCCGCAGACGCTGGTGCTGCGATACCGAATGCTGGAGCCGCCGGAACGTCGTTTGCCACAGGCGGCCGACGATTATGCCCAATGGTTTCATTCGCGCTTGCGGCACGTCGAGCGCGCCTTGGGCGATCGCAAATGGCTGGTCGCCGACCGTTTCACAATGGCTGATATATCCGTCGGTTACGCGCTTCTCTTGGCGAAGAGCCTGAAGATCGACGATGGCTTTCCGCCCCAGGTTGCGGCCTATTGGCAGCGATTGAAGGGCCGTGAAGGCTTCGGGCGCGCAAAGGATGCTCAGAAGTCGGGCTGA
- a CDS encoding carboxyl transferase domain-containing protein has translation MIANRGEIAIRIARAASAIGLRTVAVYSEDDEAAPHVAAADCAVALTGEGAPAYLSIEGIIAAARAEACTAIHPGYGFLSENAGLAQACSEAGLTFVGPHADLLKLFGDKAAAKHHARSVGVPVLAEGKDGAGPVIVKAVAGGGGRGIRVVQDRSTLAAQLAAAGAEALAAFGSDAVMVERYIPSARHIEVQLAADAHGRVLALGTRDCTLQRRHQKLIEIAPAQALDPALADRIQAAAVKLLDGTGYVGVATAEFLVDRDLSPDHPEAFAFLEVNPRLQVEHTVTEEVTGLDLVALQLRLAQGKALPLAVPEPRGVAMQLRINAETIGSDGTPRGSAGTITDLSLPGGPGIRIDGAAQAGVAANPRFDPLLAKLIVHAPDWEGALARARRALSEYRIMGLGTNLPLLARLLERPEVSDVSIDTAWFDRYVADLISPTMPAQATQDAQAIVAPLSGVVVGIDVSVGDSIHAGMEVGTVEALKMQHAVVASRSGLVTAIAAVKGKVIEEGGLFLSIEPTDDAIGEATAVQELDLDLVRPDLAEVHARHALGLDEYRPDAMARRRRTGQRSARENLDHLFDPDSFVEYGALTIAAQRRRRTLDDLMRNTPADGLVGGIGTVNAQDHGEEAAKCLGLAYDYTVLAGTQGHNNHRKTDRLFGIAADLKLPIVFYTEGGGGRPGDVDSVGATGLDVPTFRSFAALSGTAPRIGITSGYSFAGNAVLFGSCDITIATRDAHIGVGGPAMIEGGGLGVYSPKEVGPVEVHWQSGAVDVLAEDEADATDLARRLLSFFQGRVSGGEVPDQRLLRHVVPENRLRVFDMRAVIAGLFDQGSFVELRGGYAKGMIAGLARIDGRAIGIIANDCKFLSGAVDAEGSDKAARFFQLCDAFGIPIVSLCDTPGFMVGPDAEKTAPIRRGARMFIVGSALSVPVFTVVIRKAYGLGAQAMAGGSLHAGPFTVAWPTGEFGGMGLEGAVRLGYRKELEAITDPAQREARYQELVANSYERGKAVSVAQYLEIDAVIDPADTRKWLLRGLASTPSRRSGRYVDTW, from the coding sequence TTGATCGCCAACCGCGGCGAAATCGCGATCCGGATCGCAAGGGCAGCGTCGGCAATCGGGTTGAGAACCGTTGCGGTTTACTCCGAGGATGACGAGGCCGCGCCCCATGTTGCAGCAGCAGATTGCGCGGTTGCGCTCACCGGCGAGGGCGCGCCTGCCTATCTGTCCATCGAGGGCATTATCGCCGCCGCCCGAGCTGAGGCATGTACGGCGATTCACCCTGGCTATGGCTTCCTCAGTGAAAATGCCGGACTGGCGCAGGCGTGCAGCGAAGCGGGGCTCACGTTCGTCGGGCCGCATGCGGATTTGTTGAAGCTGTTTGGCGACAAGGCAGCGGCCAAGCACCACGCGCGCAGCGTCGGCGTGCCGGTTCTGGCGGAAGGCAAGGATGGTGCGGGCCCCGTCATCGTGAAGGCCGTTGCGGGTGGCGGCGGGCGCGGCATCCGCGTGGTCCAGGACCGATCGACGCTAGCCGCGCAACTGGCGGCAGCTGGGGCGGAGGCGCTTGCGGCGTTCGGCTCTGACGCCGTGATGGTGGAGCGCTACATTCCTTCCGCACGGCATATCGAGGTGCAACTGGCGGCTGACGCTCACGGGCGGGTTCTGGCGCTCGGCACGCGTGATTGCACGCTGCAGCGCCGGCACCAGAAGCTGATCGAGATCGCGCCGGCTCAGGCACTGGATCCGGCGCTCGCCGATCGCATCCAGGCCGCCGCCGTCAAGCTGTTGGATGGCACGGGATATGTCGGCGTGGCCACTGCCGAGTTCCTGGTAGATCGGGACCTATCGCCTGATCATCCGGAAGCGTTCGCCTTCCTTGAAGTTAATCCTCGGCTACAGGTGGAGCACACGGTGACAGAGGAAGTCACTGGCCTCGACCTTGTTGCCCTTCAGCTCCGCCTTGCTCAGGGGAAAGCGCTGCCGCTTGCTGTGCCAGAGCCTCGCGGCGTCGCGATGCAGCTGCGGATCAACGCAGAGACGATCGGAAGCGACGGAACACCGCGCGGATCGGCGGGAACCATTACCGATCTTTCTCTTCCTGGAGGTCCAGGCATTCGCATCGACGGCGCAGCGCAAGCTGGCGTCGCGGCCAATCCGCGGTTCGACCCGCTGCTCGCCAAATTGATCGTGCACGCGCCCGATTGGGAGGGCGCGCTCGCCCGAGCCAGACGCGCACTTTCCGAATACCGCATCATGGGATTAGGCACGAACCTTCCGTTGCTCGCGCGACTGCTCGAGCGACCGGAGGTCTCTGACGTCAGCATCGACACCGCATGGTTCGATCGATACGTCGCAGATCTCATTTCCCCCACGATGCCGGCGCAGGCGACGCAGGATGCGCAAGCGATCGTTGCCCCTTTGTCGGGCGTCGTCGTCGGTATCGACGTGTCGGTGGGTGACAGCATCCATGCCGGGATGGAGGTGGGCACCGTTGAGGCATTGAAGATGCAGCATGCCGTTGTCGCTTCGCGCAGCGGGTTAGTGACAGCCATTGCAGCCGTGAAGGGAAAGGTGATCGAGGAGGGTGGCCTTTTCCTCAGCATCGAACCGACTGACGATGCAATCGGGGAGGCGACGGCCGTGCAGGAGCTGGACCTCGACTTGGTCCGCCCTGACTTGGCCGAAGTTCATGCCCGCCACGCCCTGGGACTGGATGAATATCGTCCGGACGCCATGGCCCGTCGGCGCCGGACCGGCCAGCGCAGCGCCCGTGAGAACCTCGACCACCTCTTCGACCCGGACAGCTTTGTTGAATATGGCGCACTGACGATTGCGGCGCAGCGCCGGCGACGCACCCTGGACGATCTGATGCGCAACACGCCGGCGGATGGACTCGTCGGGGGGATCGGCACCGTCAATGCGCAGGATCATGGGGAGGAGGCGGCGAAGTGCCTGGGCCTGGCCTATGACTATACTGTTCTTGCCGGAACGCAGGGCCATAACAACCATCGCAAGACCGATCGCCTTTTCGGCATCGCCGCTGACCTGAAGCTCCCGATCGTTTTCTATACCGAAGGTGGTGGAGGACGGCCGGGAGATGTGGATTCCGTCGGCGCGACGGGACTGGATGTGCCGACGTTCCGCAGCTTCGCTGCGCTTTCCGGCACGGCGCCACGAATCGGCATCACCTCAGGCTATTCCTTTGCCGGAAATGCGGTACTTTTCGGCAGCTGCGACATCACGATCGCGACGCGGGACGCGCATATTGGCGTTGGCGGCCCCGCCATGATCGAGGGGGGGGGCCTTGGCGTCTATTCCCCCAAGGAGGTCGGCCCCGTCGAGGTTCACTGGCAAAGCGGGGCAGTCGACGTGCTCGCGGAAGATGAAGCGGACGCAACCGATCTGGCGCGTCGTTTACTCTCTTTCTTCCAAGGCCGCGTGAGCGGCGGTGAGGTGCCGGACCAGCGCCTGCTCCGTCACGTCGTGCCGGAGAACCGGCTACGCGTCTTCGACATGCGGGCGGTGATCGCGGGCTTGTTCGATCAGGGCTCATTCGTCGAGCTGCGGGGTGGCTACGCCAAAGGCATGATTGCCGGGCTGGCGCGCATCGATGGCCGGGCGATTGGCATTATCGCAAATGATTGCAAGTTCCTGTCGGGCGCCGTCGATGCGGAAGGCTCTGACAAGGCGGCGCGCTTCTTCCAGCTTTGCGACGCCTTTGGCATTCCTATCGTTTCCCTTTGCGACACGCCCGGTTTCATGGTGGGCCCGGACGCAGAGAAGACGGCGCCGATCCGCCGCGGCGCGCGCATGTTCATCGTGGGCTCGGCGCTGTCTGTTCCGGTCTTCACCGTCGTCATCCGCAAGGCCTATGGCCTGGGCGCGCAGGCGATGGCGGGAGGGTCGCTGCACGCCGGCCCCTTTACCGTGGCATGGCCGACCGGTGAGTTCGGCGGGATGGGGCTCGAAGGCGCGGTTCGCCTCGGCTATCGCAAAGAACTCGAGGCGATCACCGATCCCGCGCAAAGAGAAGCGCGTTACCAGGAGCTTGTCGCCAATTCCTATGAGCGTGGGAAGGCCGTGTCCGTGGCGCAATATTTAGAGATCGATGCCGTGATCGATCCTGCCGATACGCGCAAATGGTTGCTTCGTGGCCTTGCCTCCACCCCTTCGCGGCGCTCCGGCCGCTATGTCGACACTTGGTGA
- the hmgA gene encoding homogentisate 1,2-dioxygenase: MSESTGKYIPGFGNHVSTEAVDGALPIGRNSPQRPAFGLYAEQLSGTAFTAPRHENRRSWLYRLRPSAEHPPFTRYDGAPAFAPGTTREPLAPNRLRWDPVEPRSGVDLIDGMTTMLANRDPADLEGVAIHLYGADRNMEGRAFVNADGELLFVPQQGRLELLTELGRIELSPGQIALVPRGVRFRALLPDGSASGYALENHGAMFRLPDLGPIGANGLANARDFETPVAWFEDREKPCEIIQKYLGSLWHTKLHHSPLDVVAWHGNLAPWRYDLARFNTINTVSFDHPDPSIFTVLTSPSDVPGRANADFVIFPPRWMVAEDTFRPPWFHRNIMSEAMGLITGAYDAKAEGFQPGGLSLHNMLSGHGPDKASWEAASQAELKPHQITGTMAFMLESCWPYRPTRFALDHAQTDYDACWADFPKARLP; the protein is encoded by the coding sequence ATGTCCGAAAGCACTGGCAAATATATTCCGGGCTTCGGCAATCATGTCTCGACTGAAGCGGTGGATGGCGCCCTTCCGATTGGGCGCAATTCGCCGCAGCGCCCCGCATTCGGCCTCTATGCCGAGCAACTCTCAGGAACGGCGTTCACCGCTCCGCGGCACGAGAACCGCCGCTCTTGGCTTTATCGATTGAGGCCCTCGGCAGAGCACCCCCCTTTTACCCGTTACGACGGTGCACCGGCCTTCGCCCCGGGAACGACCAGAGAGCCGCTTGCGCCAAACCGGTTGCGCTGGGATCCCGTTGAGCCGCGCTCCGGCGTAGATCTGATCGACGGGATGACAACCATGCTCGCCAACCGCGACCCGGCTGATCTGGAAGGCGTGGCGATTCACCTTTACGGCGCGGACCGCAACATGGAGGGTCGCGCCTTCGTCAATGCCGACGGCGAGTTGTTGTTCGTGCCCCAGCAGGGGCGCCTCGAACTGCTGACGGAATTGGGTCGCATCGAGCTGTCCCCCGGCCAGATCGCCCTGGTGCCGCGCGGCGTGCGCTTCCGCGCGCTGCTGCCGGACGGCAGCGCCTCTGGCTACGCCTTGGAAAACCACGGCGCCATGTTTCGCCTGCCGGATCTAGGACCGATCGGCGCCAACGGTCTGGCCAATGCGCGCGACTTCGAAACCCCGGTCGCCTGGTTTGAGGACCGGGAAAAGCCGTGCGAGATCATCCAGAAATATCTTGGTAGCCTGTGGCATACAAAGCTTCACCATTCGCCGCTCGATGTCGTCGCCTGGCACGGCAATCTGGCTCCCTGGCGCTATGACCTCGCTCGGTTCAACACCATCAACACGGTAAGCTTCGACCATCCCGACCCGTCGATCTTCACCGTGCTGACCAGCCCCAGCGACGTGCCTGGGCGGGCGAACGCGGACTTCGTGATCTTTCCTCCACGCTGGATGGTGGCGGAGGACACGTTCCGGCCGCCATGGTTTCATCGCAACATCATGTCAGAGGCGATGGGCCTGATTACCGGCGCCTATGATGCGAAGGCGGAAGGATTCCAGCCGGGCGGCCTGTCCCTTCACAACATGCTGAGCGGTCACGGGCCCGACAAGGCAAGCTGGGAAGCGGCCAGTCAGGCCGAGCTGAAACCGCACCAGATCACCGGAACAATGGCCTTCATGCTGGAAAGCTGCTGGCCGTATCGCCCGACCCGCTTCGCGCTGGATCATGCGCAGACCGATTACGATGCCTGTTGGGCTGACTTTCCCAAGGCCCGGCTTCCGTGA
- a CDS encoding DsbA family oxidoreductase, producing MRTLRIDIVSDIVCPWCYIGLANLQKALEAVGDEISVTIDFHPLQLNPGLPPEGELSADNIARKYGMTPEQARSRGGGVRAAAAEAGLAMAGRPDRLYDTFDAHRLLAWAREQGRQQEMKRALFDAYFERGGNISSADILVEAATEAGLDAAAAKQVLARGDFAAQVHDDEIEWRSEGIASVPTMVVDGEFVINGAQAPDRIERALRKLAAR from the coding sequence ATGCGCACATTGCGGATCGACATCGTCTCCGACATCGTGTGTCCCTGGTGCTATATCGGGCTGGCGAACCTTCAAAAGGCGCTGGAGGCGGTTGGCGACGAAATTTCGGTCACGATCGACTTCCACCCGCTTCAGCTGAACCCTGGCCTTCCCCCTGAGGGAGAGCTTTCCGCCGACAATATCGCTCGAAAATACGGCATGACGCCAGAGCAGGCCCGCTCGCGAGGTGGCGGGGTTCGCGCCGCAGCCGCCGAGGCCGGGCTTGCCATGGCCGGACGTCCCGACCGGCTGTATGACACGTTCGATGCTCATCGACTGCTCGCCTGGGCGCGGGAACAGGGCCGCCAACAAGAAATGAAGCGCGCCTTGTTCGACGCCTATTTCGAACGTGGGGGCAACATATCGTCAGCGGACATCCTCGTCGAGGCGGCGACCGAGGCCGGTCTCGACGCAGCCGCCGCGAAACAGGTGCTGGCGCGAGGCGACTTTGCAGCGCAGGTGCATGACGATGAGATCGAGTGGCGATCGGAGGGTATTGCCTCCGTTCCCACAATGGTCGTGGATGGCGAGTTCGTTATCAACGGTGCGCAGGCGCCCGATCGGATTGAACGGGCGCTGCGCAAGTTGGCCGCGCGCTAA
- a CDS encoding MFS transporter → MNPRLKSIIGGSTGNLVEWYDWYAYSAFTLYFAPHFFRAEDRTAQLLSAAAVFAVGFVMRPIGAWIMGIYADRRGRKAGLTLSVTLMCAGSFLIAVTPGYETIGVLAPALLVFARLMQGLSVGGEYGASATYLSEMAGRDRRGFFSSFQYVTLIAGQLTALLVLLVLQSTMSEAALDAWGWRIPFAIGGVLAIVVFRIRRGLAETESFKRADGPKSGFWTLVTQHPRETATVMLLTAGGTLAFYAYSIYMQKFLVNTSGFDRKTASQINAATLFLFMCLQPLVGGLSDRIGRKPLMVGFGILGVLATYPIFTTLETVGSPLIAGLLVMAALVIVTGYTSINAVVKAELFPANIRALGVALPYALANTLFGGTAEYVALSFKDAGWERGFYWYVSAMIAVSLIVYVRMRDTRTTSRISED, encoded by the coding sequence ATGAACCCACGACTGAAATCGATCATCGGAGGCTCCACCGGCAACCTGGTGGAATGGTACGATTGGTATGCCTATTCTGCCTTCACGCTATACTTCGCTCCGCACTTCTTCCGAGCGGAGGATCGCACCGCGCAATTGCTGAGCGCCGCGGCGGTGTTCGCCGTTGGGTTCGTCATGCGACCGATCGGCGCCTGGATCATGGGGATCTACGCCGATCGGCGGGGGCGAAAGGCCGGGCTGACGCTCTCGGTTACGCTGATGTGCGCTGGCTCCTTCCTGATCGCCGTGACACCGGGGTATGAGACAATCGGCGTCCTCGCCCCAGCCCTGCTTGTGTTCGCGCGGCTGATGCAGGGGCTGTCGGTCGGCGGGGAATATGGCGCCAGCGCGACCTATCTGTCGGAGATGGCTGGTCGCGATCGCCGCGGTTTCTTTTCGAGCTTCCAATATGTTACCTTGATCGCCGGTCAGCTGACCGCGCTCCTAGTGCTGCTGGTGCTGCAATCCACCATGAGCGAGGCAGCGCTGGACGCCTGGGGCTGGCGCATCCCGTTCGCGATCGGCGGCGTACTGGCGATCGTCGTCTTCCGCATCCGTCGCGGCCTCGCCGAAACGGAAAGCTTCAAGCGCGCGGACGGACCGAAATCCGGCTTCTGGACGCTCGTCACTCAACACCCGCGCGAAACGGCAACCGTCATGTTGCTGACCGCCGGCGGCACGCTCGCCTTCTATGCCTATTCGATCTACATGCAGAAGTTCCTGGTCAACACCAGCGGCTTCGACCGGAAAACGGCGAGCCAAATCAACGCCGCAACGCTGTTTCTTTTCATGTGTTTGCAACCACTTGTCGGTGGACTTAGCGATCGTATCGGAAGAAAGCCGCTGATGGTCGGCTTTGGAATTCTGGGCGTGCTCGCCACCTATCCAATCTTCACGACGCTGGAGACGGTGGGCAGCCCATTGATCGCGGGGTTGCTGGTCATGGCGGCGCTGGTGATCGTGACCGGCTATACCTCGATCAATGCGGTGGTAAAGGCAGAGCTTTTCCCCGCCAACATCCGCGCGCTTGGCGTCGCGTTGCCCTATGCGCTGGCGAACACGCTCTTCGGCGGCACGGCGGAATATGTCGCCCTGTCGTTCAAGGATGCCGGGTGGGAACGCGGGTTCTACTGGTATGTCAGTGCGATGATCGCCGTTTCTCTGATCGTCTATGTCCGTATGCGCGACACACGCACGACCAGCCGGATCAGCGAGGACTAA
- a CDS encoding MarR family winged helix-turn-helix transcriptional regulator produces the protein MTNHLVLDRFLPYRLSITSNLVSDRIARAYESLFGLTIPEWRLIAVIAEVEAITQADIGERTRMDKVTVSRAAIALVERGLLMRAPNPGDKRSHHLSLTPSGRDLYASVAPKALELESKIFARFSQQELNDFVAMLRRIDSAALEA, from the coding sequence ATGACGAACCATCTCGTGCTCGACCGGTTCCTGCCGTATCGGCTGTCGATTACGTCCAATCTCGTCAGCGATCGTATTGCCCGCGCTTATGAGTCGCTGTTCGGGCTGACCATTCCGGAATGGCGCCTCATCGCTGTCATCGCGGAGGTAGAGGCGATCACGCAGGCTGACATTGGCGAGCGCACGCGGATGGACAAGGTGACCGTCAGTCGGGCGGCGATCGCGCTGGTTGAGCGGGGCTTGCTGATGCGGGCGCCCAACCCTGGTGACAAGCGGTCTCATCATCTGTCGCTGACGCCCTCCGGCCGCGATCTCTACGCGAGCGTTGCTCCCAAGGCGCTGGAATTAGAAAGCAAAATCTTTGCCCGATTTTCGCAGCAGGAGTTGAACGACTTCGTTGCGATGCTGCGGCGGATCGATTCGGCCGCGCTGGAGGCTTGA
- a CDS encoding (2Fe-2S)-binding protein, giving the protein MPRLTVNNEAIEYRLDPATPLLWALRDASNLTGAKYGCGTGSCGACTVDIDGRAVRSCRVTLSQVEGSFVTTVEGLSRDRAHPVQAALLAGNVVQCGFCLPGLVMAAAVLIKNDRDPSEAKIRQTITNICRCGIYPRLVEAIQRAARAARGDETLPATTRPGIDPAEAARSIPALSPR; this is encoded by the coding sequence ATGCCAAGACTTACCGTGAACAACGAGGCGATCGAATATCGCCTCGACCCGGCCACGCCGCTGCTATGGGCGCTGCGCGACGCGTCCAACCTGACGGGCGCGAAATATGGCTGTGGCACGGGAAGCTGCGGGGCGTGCACCGTCGATATCGACGGGCGCGCCGTCCGCTCCTGCCGGGTGACGCTGTCCCAGGTGGAGGGCAGCTTCGTCACCACCGTGGAGGGATTGTCGCGCGATCGGGCGCATCCGGTGCAGGCCGCGCTGCTCGCCGGCAATGTCGTGCAATGCGGCTTCTGCCTTCCGGGACTCGTCATGGCGGCGGCGGTGCTGATCAAGAATGATCGCGATCCGTCCGAGGCCAAGATTCGCCAGACCATCACCAATATATGCCGCTGCGGCATCTATCCCCGTCTGGTGGAGGCCATTCAGCGTGCGGCGCGGGCCGCTCGCGGCGACGAAACGCTGCCCGCCACCACGCGACCGGGCATTGACCCGGCCGAGGCGGCGCGCAGCATCCCCGCGCTTAGTCCTCGCTGA
- a CDS encoding CaiB/BaiF CoA-transferase family protein, which translates to MSTPPLAGIRIVEFAGIGPGPFAGMMLADHGAEVIRIDRPGKTQGNGVAEKDPLLRSRKSVGMDLKDPNAIAAVRKIVKGADAIIEGFRPGVMERLGLGPDVLLADNPKLVYGRMTGWGQYGPMAPEPGHDINYIAISGALHAFGRKGEKPTPPINMVGDFGGGGMFLAYGMLAALLHAARTGEGQVVDAAMTDGSAVLMTMMWGFRGMGRWSDERGTNLLDTAAHFYDTYETGDGKFISLGAIEPQFYAEFRQVMGLSDDKWAAQMDQRQWPALKEELTGLFKSKSRDEWVAAFKGHDVCFAPVLGFDEAYDDVHNKARGTFVEAGGIKQPAPAPRYSKSGTVTPSLGADRQDAAVLRDLGFDDAEVAALGY; encoded by the coding sequence GTGAGCACGCCACCCCTCGCCGGCATCCGTATCGTTGAATTCGCCGGTATCGGCCCGGGCCCGTTCGCCGGCATGATGCTGGCCGATCACGGGGCGGAGGTGATCCGAATCGATCGGCCCGGAAAGACGCAGGGCAATGGCGTGGCGGAAAAGGACCCCTTGCTGCGCAGTCGCAAGTCGGTCGGCATGGATCTGAAGGACCCGAACGCCATCGCAGCGGTGCGCAAGATCGTGAAGGGCGCTGACGCGATCATCGAGGGGTTCCGGCCCGGTGTGATGGAGCGGCTGGGGCTCGGCCCGGATGTGCTGCTCGCCGACAATCCCAAGCTCGTCTACGGTCGCATGACCGGCTGGGGCCAGTACGGCCCGATGGCGCCAGAGCCTGGCCACGACATCAACTATATCGCCATTTCCGGGGCGCTTCATGCGTTCGGGCGCAAGGGTGAGAAGCCGACCCCGCCGATCAACATGGTTGGCGACTTCGGCGGTGGCGGCATGTTCCTGGCCTATGGCATGCTCGCGGCGCTGCTCCATGCCGCGCGCACTGGCGAGGGTCAGGTGGTCGATGCAGCGATGACCGATGGCTCGGCGGTCCTGATGACCATGATGTGGGGCTTTCGCGGGATGGGCCGCTGGAGCGACGAGCGGGGCACGAACCTGCTCGATACTGCCGCGCATTTCTACGACACCTACGAGACGGGCGATGGCAAGTTCATCTCGCTCGGCGCGATCGAGCCGCAATTCTATGCCGAGTTCCGCCAAGTGATGGGCCTGTCGGACGACAAATGGGCGGCACAGATGGATCAGCGCCAATGGCCGGCGTTGAAGGAGGAACTGACCGGGCTGTTCAAGAGCAAGTCGCGTGACGAGTGGGTTGCCGCGTTCAAGGGGCATGACGTGTGCTTCGCGCCGGTGCTCGGCTTCGACGAGGCTTATGACGATGTGCACAACAAGGCGCGCGGCACCTTTGTCGAGGCGGGAGGGATCAAGCAGCCAGCACCCGCGCCGCGCTATTCGAAGAGCGGTACCGTGACCCCGTCGCTCGGCGCCGATCGGCAGGATGCGGCGGTGCTCCGTGACCTCGGCTTCGATGATGCGGAGGTCGCCGCGCTCGGCTATTGA
- a CDS encoding Rieske (2Fe-2S) protein: MERLSATPAGIALGPLDQILDGQARNFVIELRAGRFHGFIVRRADQAFGYVDRCPHMGLPLARKLDDYVSAGHIACSWHGALFDITSGACVGGPCPGTALTTWPVRVEAGAIITA; this comes from the coding sequence ATGGAACGACTCTCTGCAACGCCGGCCGGTATCGCGCTGGGCCCACTTGATCAGATCCTCGATGGCCAGGCGCGCAACTTCGTCATCGAGCTGCGCGCCGGCCGCTTTCACGGGTTCATCGTCCGGCGCGCGGACCAGGCCTTCGGCTATGTTGACCGCTGCCCCCATATGGGGCTGCCGCTCGCGCGAAAGCTAGATGACTATGTCAGCGCCGGCCACATCGCCTGTAGTTGGCACGGCGCGCTGTTTGACATCACCTCCGGCGCGTGCGTCGGCGGCCCCTGTCCGGGCACAGCCTTGACGACATGGCCAGTGCGGGTGGAGGCTGGGGCGATCATCACGGCATAG